The genomic region TAATTTCACTCGATATtacaattacaacaattaatatttgttgttgttttaatCTCTCTCCTTCTATAatgtatttttgttaaattttaacctccttttaaaaaaaaaaaacagagaaaaaaaggcaaaataatgatagaaaaacaaaatagtctttattactaaaatttattcattaaaattgtgaaaatattgGCAAACAACATTAAAATTGAAGGAAGTAAAAGGGTAATTAAGCAGTTTCATCATGGTGGTTCTTCATCTCAGCCTTAATAGCTTCAGCCAATTGATCATAAGCTTCACCCCAAGCATTCTTCATCTCTTCAttccatttctcttctccaaTTGCTTCTTCAATTGTCCTTAAGAGTGCCTCTTTCACCACCTGCATTAACATTAttcctcaatttttttttaattaaccaCTGCATCcaaatctaatttattattaaaaaaataaaataaaaacgtaCCTCGAAATGGGGGTCTTTGACACCACTCTTGACATGGACAGTGCCCAAATACTTCAAAGTAGTATCAGCCACTACCACTTCCCCTTTCTCTCTCAGTTGTATGGCTGACTCACATGTCTTCAACAACAAttgtttaagtattttaatttaagtagGGATGTATAtgcaatgaataaaaaaaaaaaaaaaaggactgaCCATCTTGAAAACCTTGACAGCATGAGCTTTGAGCTTCGGATTATTTTGAGGAATCTCCTCTGACTCCCTCAAGAAACTGAACATGTTCTTCGCACCTGGTGCTATCTCCAATATCCTAAATAACACTCTCAATTTAATCAATACTCAGTGGAAGAGAAATTCTCTTAAAAGACTTGGCCGAACGAAGAATTcataaaaaggaaagaattaAAGGTCTTACAGTGAAAAGAAACGCAAGCTGAAGTGAGGAATATCTTGCTTCAAAACCCCCCATGATTCTTTCACCAACCCTTCTTGCTTCTCTGTGAAACCCatctctcattttcttcttctcaatGATAACCAGGGAGTGGTGGAGCTCtataagaaaagagaaaacaagtGTGGgaatcttgaagaaataaataatattaatgacaAACGCAAACTCAG from Gossypium raimondii isolate GPD5lz chromosome 1, ASM2569854v1, whole genome shotgun sequence harbors:
- the LOC105785315 gene encoding non-symbiotic hemoglobin 2, translating into MGFTEKQEGLVKESWGVLKQDIPHFSLRFFSLILEIAPGAKNMFSFLRESEEIPQNNPKLKAHAVKVFKMTCESAIQLREKGEVVVADTTLKYLGTVHVKSGVKDPHFEVVKEALLRTIEEAIGEEKWNEEMKNAWGEAYDQLAEAIKAEMKNHHDETA